From one Lycium ferocissimum isolate CSIRO_LF1 chromosome 5, AGI_CSIRO_Lferr_CH_V1, whole genome shotgun sequence genomic stretch:
- the LOC132056296 gene encoding protein RESPONSE TO LOW SULFUR 2-like, translating into MFTTISLPSAHKYPHHHDSEVLRRRNEELEKEIKKSIEREEKMREELNKIWERLRVAEEAEERLCSQLGELEAEAVDQARAYRTRVLNLMEQLSLAQKLLESASISVPSFQ; encoded by the coding sequence ATGTTTACCACCATTTCTCTACCTTCCGCTCATAAATATCCCCATCACCATGATAGTGAGGTGCTCAGAAGAAGAAATGAGGAATTagagaaggaaataaagaaaagcattgagagagaagaaaaaatgaGAGAGGAATTGAATAAGATATGGGAGAGGCTAAGGGTTGCTGAGGAGGCTGAGGAGCGGCTTTGCTCTCAGCTTGGTGAACTTGAAGCCGAGGCTGTCGATCAGGCTCGGGCATACAGGACACGTGTTCTCAATTTGATGGAGCAACTTTCTTTGGCTCAAAAACTTCTCGAATCAGCTTCCATTTCTGTCCCCAGTTTTCAGTAA
- the LOC132056295 gene encoding protein RESPONSE TO LOW SULFUR 2-like, giving the protein MFTTISLPSAHKNPHDREVSTVPESEVLKRRNEELEKELKKSIEREEKMRQELNKTWERLRVAEEAEERLCSQLGEFEAEAVDQARAYSTRVLNLMEQLSLAQKLLESASISVPNFQ; this is encoded by the coding sequence ATGTTTACCACCATTTCTCTGCCTTCCGCCCATAAAAATCCCCATGACCGTGAGGTCTCCACCGTGCCAGAAAGTGAGGTGctaaaaagaagaaatgagGAATTGGAGAAGGAATTAAAGAAGAGCattgagagagaagagaaaatgAGACAGGAATTAAATAAGACGTGGGAGAGGCTAAGGGTTGCAGAGGAGGCTGAGGAGCGGCTTTGTTCTCAGCTTGGTGAATTTGAAGCCGAAGCTGTCGATCAGGCTCGGGCATACAGCACACGTGTTCTCAATTTGATGGAACAACTTTCTTTGGCTCAGAAACTTCTCGAGTCGGCTTCCATTTCTGTCCCAAATTTTCAATGA